One window of the Nocardia terpenica genome contains the following:
- a CDS encoding carbon-nitrogen hydrolase family protein: MAAVRVATCQFAVSADISANLRHVVHQMRLAKEEGADVAHFPEGALSGYAGSDFDSFDGFDWDRLRAATIDVMEVARELGLWVVIGSAHPLSGANKPHNSLYVINDHGLVVDRYDKRFCSGDIDGRSGDLAHYSPGDHPTVWEVNGVSCGALICYDYRFPELYREYMKHGVQIVFHSFHAANASSETVAAIGAGMGSAYEWFNPAATYTYPGITMPAAMTAAAACNHLWISCPNSSAPESLWPAFFVRADGICLGRLQRNTPGVLLSTVDTHEALYDSTAAWRHRAQSGHFHSGTVVSDPRSTDRTSL, translated from the coding sequence ATGGCGGCGGTAAGGGTGGCGACGTGTCAGTTCGCGGTGAGTGCCGATATCTCGGCAAACCTGCGCCATGTCGTTCACCAGATGCGACTGGCGAAGGAAGAGGGTGCAGATGTCGCTCACTTTCCCGAGGGAGCGTTGTCGGGTTATGCAGGAAGCGACTTCGACTCGTTCGACGGCTTCGACTGGGATCGCCTGCGAGCCGCGACCATTGATGTGATGGAGGTGGCGCGAGAGCTCGGCCTGTGGGTCGTGATCGGCTCTGCACATCCGCTCAGCGGCGCGAACAAGCCACACAACAGTCTCTACGTGATCAACGATCACGGACTCGTTGTCGACCGGTACGACAAACGTTTCTGCTCGGGCGACATCGACGGCCGCAGCGGCGATCTTGCCCACTACAGTCCCGGTGACCACCCCACCGTCTGGGAGGTCAACGGGGTGTCGTGCGGAGCGTTGATCTGCTACGACTACCGCTTCCCGGAGCTGTACCGCGAGTATATGAAGCACGGAGTGCAGATTGTGTTCCACTCCTTTCATGCCGCGAATGCGTCGTCGGAGACGGTCGCCGCGATCGGAGCCGGTATGGGTTCCGCTTACGAGTGGTTCAACCCCGCAGCAACGTACACCTATCCGGGAATCACCATGCCTGCCGCCATGACAGCCGCCGCCGCCTGCAATCACCTGTGGATCAGCTGCCCGAACTCGTCCGCGCCCGAAAGCTTGTGGCCCGCGTTCTTCGTCCGGGCCGACGGAATCTGCCTCGGACGACTGCAGCGCAACACGCCAGGCGTCCTCCTCTCCACCGTCGACACACACGAAGCCCTGTACGACTCGACGGCGGCATGGCGCCACCGAGCTCAGTCGGGACACTTCCACAGCGGCACAGTCGTCAGCGATCCGAGATCCACCGATCGCACATCACTGTGA
- a CDS encoding IS5 family transposase (programmed frameshift), whose amino-acid sequence MSRRLVPDELWELVEPLLPQFSPRPQGGGVAPTDQRAVFTAVVYVLTSGCAWRMLPASFGVSVPTAHRRFTVWTNAGVWRRLHRAVLDELGSRGLIDWSRVVVDAASVRAKRGDLTGPNPTDRGKPGSKQHILSDRAGIPLSVAVSAANVHDSQALKPLVKAIPAVRSRRGPRRRRPGKLHADKAYDQPELRVWVRRRGIAVRIARKGIESNQRLGRHRWVIERTVSWLTGYHRLTIRYDRKGIHYLGFLTLAAALTCFKKLVKAKATM is encoded by the exons TTGTCGCGGCGGCTGGTGCCGGACGAGTTGTGGGAGCTGGTCGAACCGCTGCTACCGCAGTTCAGTCCACGTCCGCAGGGCGGTGGTGTCGCTCCGACCGACCAGCGGGCGGTGTTCACGGCGGTGGTGTATGTGTTGACCAGCGGGTGTGCGTGGCGGATGCTGCCGGCCTCGTTCGGGGTGAGCGTGCCGACGGCGCATCGCCGGTTCACGGTGTGGACCAACGCCGGAGTGTGGCGGCGGCTGCACCGAGCGGTACTCGACGAGCTGGGCAGCCGGGGACTGATCGACTGGTCGAGGGTGGTGGTCGACGCGGCCAGCGTGCGGGCGAAAAGG GGCGATCTGACTGGCCCGAACCCGACCGACCGCGGCAAGCCCGGCTCCAAGCAGCACATTCTGTCCGATCGGGCGGGAATCCCGTTGTCGGTGGCGGTTTCGGCGGCCAACGTCCACGACTCGCAGGCGCTCAAACCGTTGGTGAAAGCGATCCCGGCGGTGCGGTCGCGGCGCGGACCACGGCGGCGCCGGCCGGGCAAACTGCACGCGGACAAGGCCTATGACCAGCCCGAGCTGCGGGTGTGGGTGCGCCGCCGTGGTATCGCAGTCCGCATCGCGCGCAAGGGAATCGAGTCCAACCAGCGACTCGGCCGCCACCGGTGGGTGATCGAACGCACCGTCTCGTGGCTGACCGGATATCACCGGCTCACCATCCGCTACGACCGGAAGGGAATTCACTACCTGGGCTTCCTAACATTGGCTGCCGCACTCACCTGCTTCAAGAAGCTTGTGAAAGCGAAAGCGACCATGTGA
- a CDS encoding IS5 family transposase (programmed frameshift) → MSQRLVPDELWELVEPLLPEFASRPQGGGIAPTDQRAVFTAVVYVLTSGCAWRMLPASFGVSVPTAHRRFTVWTQAGVWRRLHRAILDELGSRGLIDWSRAVVDAASVRAKKRGDLTGPNPTDRGKPGSKQHILSDRTGIPLSVAVSAANVHDSQALKPLVKAIPAVRSRRGPRRRRPGKLHADKAYDQPELRRWVRHRGIAVRIARKGIESNQRLGRHRWVIERTVSWLTGYHRLNIRYDRKGIHYLGFLTLAAALTCFKKLMKAAI, encoded by the exons TTGTCGCAGCGGTTGGTGCCGGACGAGTTGTGGGAGCTGGTCGAGCCGCTGCTGCCGGAGTTCGCCTCGCGCCCGCAGGGCGGCGGCATCGCCCCGACCGACCAGCGGGCGGTGTTCACGGCGGTGGTGTATGTGTTGACCAGCGGGTGTGCGTGGCGGATGCTGCCGGCCTCGTTCGGTGTGAGTGTGCCGACGGCGCATCGCCGGTTCACGGTGTGGACCCAGGCCGGCGTGTGGCGGCGACTGCACCGGGCGATACTCGACGAGCTGGGCAGCCGGGGCCTGATCGACTGGTCGCGGGCGGTAGTCGATGCGGCGAGCGTACGGGCGA AAAAAAGGGGCGATCTGACCGGGCCGAACCCGACCGATCGCGGCAAGCCCGGCTCCAAGCAGCACATCCTGTCCGATCGGACGGGAATCCCGTTGTCCGTGGCGGTTTCGGCCGCCAACGTCCACGACTCCCAAGCGCTCAAACCGTTGGTGAAAGCGATCCCGGCAGTCCGGTCGCGACGTGGCCCGCGGCGACGCCGGCCGGGCAAGTTGCACGCCGACAAGGCATACGACCAGCCCGAACTGCGGCGGTGGGTGCGCCACCGGGGCATCGCAGTCCGCATCGCCCGCAAGGGAATCGAGTCCAACCAGCGACTCGGCCGCCACCGGTGGGTGATCGAACGCACCGTGTCGTGGCTGACCGGCTACCACCGGCTCAACATTCGCTACGACCGCAAGGGAATTCATTATCTGGGCTTCCTGACGCTAGCCGCCGCACTCACCTGCTTCAAGAAGCTGATGAAAGCGGCCATATGA
- a CDS encoding type I restriction endonuclease subunit R, translated as MSTPTEDDLEQWVLELLGELGWKHLFGPDIAPGEPKAERADYRETILEDRLRDAVVRLNPDLPPDAVADVIAAVKRVESPAVESENWRAYRFLIHGVPVEYRDADGSARAARAWVIDWDDLANNDLAAVNQFSIQGPKKTRRPDILLFVNGLPMALFELKRTGKAYATVKGAYQQTQTYRSQIPDVFKWNQVSVVSDGVEALAGSFSAPWNHWAAWKTIDGHTRDPRDRDGLKMPQIEVLTRGMFRLDVFFDLCRHFVATFGEGIKTRKAVAKYHQYWAVKKAVDHTVAAVEGDGRAGVVWHTQGSGKSLEMAFYTGLVMSAPAMENPTVVVLTDRNDLDDQLYDDTFASSKPGSPLPQAPVQADSRDHLKQLLSGRESGGIIFTTIQKFGLTKADREAGRKFPTLSPRNNIVVMVDEAHRTNYDLIDGFARNVRDALPNASFIGFTGTPIDEKDRSTEEIFGEYIDVYDMTQAIADGVTVKVFYEPRLARVELPEDARDLIDDEFDDATVGSEEEIAERLKTKWARVEAIVGSKKRIKELAVDIVAHWDARNSVLVGKCMIVTMSRRIAVDLYDEIVKLRPQWHSDDDETGAIKVVITGDATDPERFQPHIRNKQQRRDLKARACNPDDPLEMVIVRDMWLTGFDSPPMHTMYIDKPMRSAGLMQAITRVNRTFKDKPSGLVVDYIGIANDLHDALATYTPRDKSERVIGADVRQAAIPEMLVEHSICSDLLHGVDWVTILGDGGHKAFLYAVTAVVDHLLETDRSTDDTGDAEPGEFDDDSDGQPSLKKRFMAHASRLKKLYSLVPTSDEAHAIVEDIGFFDAVRGQLAKLETDARRSESDAALDTAIRQIVSEHISGSGVIDLFAEAGIDVPDISVIDDEFKMRFETADLKNARLEAVRRLIQNEVKVISKRNIVAGRRFSEMLAQSMNRYQNRTIDAAQVMAEIVAIAQAIKAQKERGEKTGLTDSELAFYDALRDNESARIAMQDATMRAIAHELTAIIREDAKTDWNIKETVRAKLRTRIKRLLLKHGYPPDQEASATNLILQQAEQVAEDESN; from the coding sequence ATGTCGACTCCGACTGAGGACGACTTGGAGCAATGGGTTCTGGAGTTGCTCGGTGAGCTGGGATGGAAGCACCTCTTCGGCCCGGATATCGCGCCTGGAGAGCCGAAAGCCGAGCGGGCGGACTACCGCGAGACGATCCTGGAGGACCGCCTGCGGGACGCCGTGGTCCGGCTGAACCCTGATCTGCCGCCCGATGCGGTGGCGGACGTTATCGCGGCGGTGAAGCGTGTCGAATCTCCAGCGGTGGAGTCGGAGAACTGGCGGGCGTATCGGTTCTTGATCCACGGGGTTCCGGTTGAGTATCGCGACGCCGACGGCAGCGCCAGGGCGGCGCGGGCGTGGGTGATCGACTGGGATGACCTCGCCAACAACGATCTGGCGGCCGTCAACCAGTTCTCGATCCAGGGGCCGAAGAAGACTCGGCGGCCGGACATCCTGTTGTTCGTCAACGGCCTGCCGATGGCACTGTTCGAGTTGAAGCGAACCGGCAAGGCATACGCAACCGTCAAGGGGGCATACCAGCAGACGCAGACGTACCGGTCGCAGATCCCGGATGTGTTCAAGTGGAACCAGGTGTCCGTCGTTTCCGACGGCGTCGAGGCTCTGGCGGGATCGTTCAGCGCCCCGTGGAACCACTGGGCGGCCTGGAAGACGATCGACGGGCACACCCGGGATCCCCGTGATCGTGACGGACTCAAGATGCCGCAGATCGAGGTGCTCACCCGCGGCATGTTCCGCCTCGACGTGTTCTTCGACTTGTGCCGGCACTTCGTCGCCACCTTTGGAGAGGGCATAAAGACTCGGAAGGCGGTGGCGAAGTACCACCAGTACTGGGCAGTGAAGAAAGCCGTGGACCATACCGTCGCAGCGGTTGAAGGCGACGGGCGTGCCGGGGTGGTGTGGCACACACAGGGCTCGGGCAAGTCGCTGGAGATGGCGTTCTACACGGGCCTGGTGATGTCTGCCCCGGCAATGGAAAACCCCACGGTGGTGGTCCTCACAGACCGCAACGACCTCGATGACCAGCTCTACGACGACACCTTTGCCTCCTCGAAACCAGGCTCGCCGCTGCCGCAAGCACCCGTTCAGGCCGATTCGCGGGACCACCTCAAACAGCTGCTCAGTGGCCGCGAGTCCGGCGGGATCATCTTCACCACCATTCAGAAGTTCGGCCTCACCAAGGCAGACCGGGAGGCGGGCCGGAAGTTCCCGACCCTATCGCCGCGCAACAACATCGTGGTGATGGTCGACGAGGCGCACCGCACGAACTATGACCTCATCGACGGGTTCGCCCGCAACGTCAGGGACGCGCTACCCAACGCTTCGTTCATCGGGTTCACCGGTACACCGATCGATGAGAAGGACCGCTCGACAGAGGAGATCTTCGGCGAGTACATCGATGTCTACGACATGACGCAGGCGATCGCCGACGGTGTGACGGTAAAGGTGTTCTACGAGCCGCGGTTGGCGAGGGTCGAGCTACCGGAGGACGCGCGCGATTTGATCGACGACGAGTTCGACGACGCGACGGTCGGCTCGGAGGAGGAGATCGCGGAGCGGTTGAAGACCAAGTGGGCGCGGGTCGAGGCGATCGTCGGATCCAAGAAGCGGATCAAAGAGCTCGCCGTCGACATCGTCGCGCACTGGGACGCTCGCAACTCCGTGCTGGTAGGTAAATGCATGATCGTGACGATGTCCCGCCGAATCGCCGTCGACCTGTACGACGAGATCGTAAAGCTACGCCCGCAATGGCATTCCGATGACGATGAAACCGGGGCGATCAAGGTCGTCATCACGGGCGACGCCACCGATCCGGAGCGCTTCCAGCCACACATCCGCAACAAGCAGCAGCGCCGCGACCTGAAAGCCCGCGCCTGCAACCCTGACGACCCGCTGGAGATGGTGATCGTGCGGGACATGTGGCTGACCGGGTTCGACTCCCCGCCGATGCACACCATGTACATCGACAAGCCGATGCGCTCGGCCGGCTTGATGCAGGCCATAACTCGCGTCAACCGTACGTTCAAGGACAAGCCGTCCGGCCTGGTAGTCGACTACATCGGCATTGCCAACGACCTGCACGACGCGCTTGCCACCTATACCCCGCGGGACAAGAGTGAACGGGTCATCGGCGCGGATGTGCGTCAGGCGGCGATCCCGGAGATGCTCGTCGAACACTCGATCTGCAGTGACCTGCTGCACGGCGTGGACTGGGTGACGATCCTCGGCGACGGCGGGCACAAGGCGTTTCTGTACGCGGTCACTGCTGTCGTCGACCACCTGCTTGAGACAGACAGATCAACCGACGACACCGGCGACGCCGAACCCGGGGAGTTCGACGACGACAGCGACGGTCAGCCGAGCCTGAAGAAGAGGTTCATGGCGCACGCCAGCCGCCTGAAGAAGCTGTACTCGCTCGTGCCAACTTCCGACGAGGCACACGCGATCGTCGAAGACATTGGGTTCTTCGACGCTGTCCGTGGCCAGCTCGCCAAGCTTGAGACCGACGCCCGACGCAGCGAGTCCGACGCCGCACTCGACACCGCGATCCGGCAGATCGTCTCCGAGCACATCTCAGGCTCCGGCGTTATAGACCTGTTCGCCGAAGCTGGGATCGACGTGCCCGACATCTCGGTCATCGACGACGAGTTCAAGATGCGGTTTGAAACCGCCGATCTGAAAAACGCCCGCTTGGAAGCCGTACGCCGCCTCATCCAGAACGAGGTGAAGGTGATCAGCAAGCGCAACATTGTCGCCGGGAGACGGTTCTCCGAGATGCTGGCCCAGTCGATGAACCGGTACCAGAACCGCACCATAGACGCCGCGCAGGTGATGGCAGAGATCGTCGCGATCGCACAGGCGATCAAGGCCCAAAAGGAGCGCGGAGAGAAAACCGGGCTCACCGACAGCGAGCTGGCCTTCTACGACGCTCTCAGAGACAACGAATCCGCCCGCATCGCGATGCAGGACGCGACTATGCGCGCGATCGCCCACGAACTGACCGCCATCATCCGCGAGGATGCCAAGACGGACTGGAATATCAAGGAGACCGTCAGGGCTAAGCTCCGCACGAGGATCAAGCGCCTCCTGCTCAAGCACGGCTACCCACCCGACCAAGAAGCTTCAGCAACCAACCTGATCCTCCAGCAAGCAGAACAGGTTGCCGAGGACGAGTCCAACTAG
- the wzm gene encoding galactan export ABC transporter permease subunit Wzm/RfbD yields MSASVVTTAEPVADPGSLRRAVGDLAVGLRQRQLWLVLGWQDIKQRYRRSVLGPFWITISTGLQATAMGLFYALFLHRRIDEYLPYVTVGLLVWNLIYAAIVEGAEVFIANEGLIKQLPSALSVHVYRLVWRHLLFFAHNLVIYAVMVAVFGIWRHLNWTVLLAIPAMAVLTLNAVWVAIVFGILSTRFRDISLFLGSTTLMLFVLTPVTWPTDLAQGTGAVAERLRFVELIPTYHYLAIIRAPLLGEPLPVRHWYIVGVITLAGWALAVAALTKYRARVPYWV; encoded by the coding sequence GTGTCCGCGAGTGTTGTCACTACCGCCGAGCCTGTCGCTGATCCTGGAAGCCTTCGGCGGGCAGTGGGTGATCTTGCCGTTGGGTTGCGGCAGCGTCAGTTGTGGCTGGTTTTGGGGTGGCAGGACATCAAACAACGCTATCGCCGGTCGGTTCTGGGCCCGTTCTGGATCACCATTTCTACCGGGCTGCAGGCCACGGCGATGGGGCTGTTCTATGCGCTGTTCCTGCATCGCCGTATCGATGAGTATCTTCCCTACGTCACTGTCGGCTTGTTGGTCTGGAACCTGATCTACGCCGCCATCGTCGAGGGTGCCGAGGTATTCATCGCCAACGAAGGGCTGATCAAGCAATTGCCCTCGGCATTGAGTGTGCATGTCTACCGGCTGGTCTGGCGGCACCTGCTGTTCTTCGCCCACAACCTGGTCATCTATGCGGTCATGGTGGCGGTCTTCGGGATCTGGCGGCACCTGAATTGGACGGTGCTGCTGGCGATTCCGGCCATGGCCGTGCTGACCCTGAACGCGGTATGGGTCGCGATCGTGTTCGGCATCCTCAGCACCCGCTTCCGCGACATCAGCCTGTTTCTCGGCAGCACCACCTTGATGCTGTTCGTCCTCACTCCCGTCACCTGGCCCACCGATCTCGCCCAGGGCACCGGAGCTGTCGCCGAACGCCTTCGCTTCGTCGAACTGATTCCCACCTACCACTACCTGGCTATCATCCGGGCGCCTCTGCTCGGCGAACCTCTCCCAGTACGGCACTGGTACATCGTCGGCGTCATCACCCTCGCCGGATGGGCACTGGCGGTCGCCGCCCTGACCAAATACCGCGCGCGAGTGCCGTACTGGGTGTAA
- a CDS encoding GNAT family N-acetyltransferase yields the protein MNSIVIRPAVDRDLPSVAGLRWRWLLENDGTPTTTHDEFVQWFAHWAQANISSHRCLVVADDGEVIGMGWLAITQRVPTPRLLERASGDVQCVYLVPDRRGTGLGSELIDALTELARQLGLERVTVHSSPRAVPAYSRRGFAVSNQLLQTSLNH from the coding sequence ATGAACTCGATCGTTATCCGACCCGCGGTGGACCGCGATCTTCCCTCTGTTGCCGGGCTTCGCTGGCGATGGCTGCTGGAGAACGACGGCACCCCCACCACGACGCACGACGAGTTCGTTCAGTGGTTTGCGCACTGGGCGCAAGCCAATATCTCATCGCACCGCTGCTTGGTCGTCGCCGACGACGGCGAGGTGATCGGCATGGGGTGGCTTGCCATCACACAACGCGTACCCACTCCGCGCCTGCTGGAACGCGCATCCGGTGACGTGCAGTGTGTCTACCTCGTACCCGATCGACGCGGCACCGGGCTCGGCAGCGAACTCATCGACGCACTGACCGAACTCGCACGCCAGCTCGGATTGGAGCGCGTCACAGTCCATTCCAGCCCGCGAGCTGTCCCGGCGTATTCCCGTCGCGGGTTCGCGGTATCGAATCAACTGCTACAGACCTCGCTCAACCATTGA
- a CDS encoding cation transporter has protein sequence MLGIVILAVAAISARSVALAGFGLDSLIEIGASTVVIWELSGTGEARQRLALRLIGAGFAALAVYLLTQSTVVLATAFHPAHSPLGIGWTAVTAAVMFALAVGKARTGAALDNPVLTTEGRVTLIDGLLAAAVLVGLLLNSLLGWWWADPVAGYVLVFYALREVKEIFSGDH, from the coding sequence GTGCTCGGCATCGTGATCCTCGCGGTCGCTGCGATTTCGGCGAGATCGGTCGCGTTGGCGGGGTTCGGGCTGGACTCGTTGATCGAGATCGGTGCCTCGACCGTGGTGATCTGGGAACTCTCCGGCACCGGGGAAGCACGGCAACGACTCGCGCTGCGGCTGATCGGCGCCGGGTTCGCCGCGCTGGCGGTATATCTGCTGACCCAGTCGACCGTCGTGCTGGCCACCGCATTTCATCCCGCGCATTCCCCGCTGGGCATCGGGTGGACCGCGGTGACAGCGGCGGTGATGTTCGCGCTGGCGGTGGGCAAAGCCCGTACCGGTGCGGCACTCGACAACCCGGTGCTGACCACCGAAGGACGCGTGACCCTGATAGACGGCCTGCTCGCCGCCGCCGTGTTGGTCGGCCTGCTACTCAACAGCCTGCTCGGCTGGTGGTGGGCCGACCCGGTAGCCGGATACGTACTCGTGTTCTACGCGCTGCGAGAGGTGAAAGAAATCTTCTCCGGAGATCACTGA
- a CDS encoding CBS domain-containing protein, translating to MHRDATCIPADETLDRAAQVMRNQDVGALPICNNDRLIGMLTDRDIVVRCVAEGRDPARVRVGDLAQGTPRWVDGDADVRDVLQIMESHQIKRLPVIDQASKRLIGMICESDLAKNIDDKQLARFVASIAVPH from the coding sequence ATGCACCGGGACGCCACCTGCATCCCCGCCGATGAAACCCTGGATCGCGCCGCGCAGGTAATGCGCAACCAGGACGTCGGCGCCCTGCCGATCTGTAACAATGACCGCCTCATCGGCATGCTCACCGACCGCGACATCGTGGTGCGCTGCGTGGCCGAGGGACGCGACCCCGCCCGGGTTCGGGTGGGTGATCTGGCTCAGGGCACCCCACGATGGGTCGACGGCGATGCCGATGTCCGCGACGTCCTGCAGATCATGGAGTCTCACCAGATCAAACGACTGCCGGTGATCGACCAGGCCAGCAAGCGCCTGATCGGCATGATCTGCGAATCCGATCTGGCGAAGAACATCGACGACAAACAGCTGGCGAGGTTCGTGGCATCCATCGCCGTCCCCCACTGA
- a CDS encoding IS110 family transposase — MNEDGGKQFVGIDLHRRRSVIVRLDEAGNRIGVVKIANDPAVLTEQIRQAGPAPEVVVEACYGWYWAVDTLRECGATVHLAHPLGVKGFQHRRVKNDVRDAADLADLLRMGRLPEAWIAPPPTRELRELVRYRAKLVNLRSGLKAQVHGVLAKAGVLIPASDLFGVQGRAGLAKVRLDEVYAQRVRSLLDLIDVLDTEVDTFTTRIAARLDGHRGYRTIQQLPGIGPVLAAVLVAEIGEVDRFRGPAQLCSWAGLTPRHRESDTTVHRGKITKQGSRLLRWALVEAIQVGGTTKIRADRDRIADRRGRNIAKIAAARKLLILVYYGLRDGEIRALARNAG, encoded by the coding sequence GTGAACGAGGATGGCGGAAAGCAGTTCGTGGGTATTGATTTGCATCGTCGCCGGTCGGTGATCGTCCGACTGGACGAAGCCGGCAACCGGATCGGGGTGGTCAAGATCGCCAACGATCCGGCGGTGCTGACGGAACAGATCCGGCAGGCCGGTCCGGCGCCGGAGGTGGTGGTGGAAGCCTGTTACGGCTGGTATTGGGCGGTGGACACGCTCCGAGAGTGCGGTGCCACGGTGCATCTGGCGCATCCGTTGGGAGTCAAGGGATTTCAGCATCGGCGGGTGAAGAACGATGTGCGCGATGCCGCGGACCTGGCGGATCTGTTGCGGATGGGCCGGTTGCCCGAGGCGTGGATCGCGCCACCGCCGACCCGAGAGCTTCGGGAGTTGGTGCGTTACCGGGCCAAACTGGTGAACCTGCGGTCCGGGCTCAAGGCTCAGGTGCACGGCGTGCTGGCCAAGGCTGGAGTGCTCATCCCGGCCTCCGATCTGTTCGGGGTCCAGGGACGGGCCGGACTGGCCAAGGTCCGCCTGGACGAGGTCTACGCGCAGCGGGTGAGATCGCTGCTGGACTTGATCGATGTCCTCGACACCGAAGTCGACACGTTCACCACCCGGATCGCGGCCCGGCTCGACGGCCACCGTGGTTACCGAACGATCCAGCAGCTGCCCGGGATCGGCCCGGTGCTGGCGGCGGTGCTGGTGGCCGAGATCGGTGAGGTGGACAGGTTCCGGGGGCCCGCGCAGCTGTGTTCCTGGGCGGGGTTGACCCCACGCCACCGCGAATCCGACACCACCGTGCACCGCGGAAAGATCACCAAGCAGGGGTCCCGGTTGTTGCGGTGGGCGCTGGTGGAAGCCATTCAGGTCGGCGGCACCACCAAGATCCGCGCCGACCGCGACCGGATCGCCGACCGGCGCGGGCGCAACATCGCCAAGATCGCGGCGGCCCGCAAGCTGCTCATCCTCGTCTACTACGGCCTGCGCGACGGTGAGATCCGGGCGCTGGCCAGGAACGCGGGGTGA
- a CDS encoding cystatin family protein, which translates to MTQLRRTTTARKPAGRRALLTGVALAGLLLAAPAAAQAQPGAWHPADPNDAHVQALAQFGVDNGSQAAHRRMALDTVAEASTQVVAGTNYRLTVTVTAEDPKETDLCTMLIWEKQWENFRQLVEFHCTPIS; encoded by the coding sequence ATGACACAATTACGGCGAACCACGACGGCACGCAAGCCCGCGGGGCGGCGTGCTCTCCTCACAGGCGTGGCGCTCGCTGGCCTGCTCCTGGCCGCCCCCGCGGCCGCGCAAGCCCAGCCCGGTGCTTGGCATCCAGCCGACCCCAACGACGCCCACGTGCAGGCACTCGCGCAGTTCGGCGTGGACAACGGTTCTCAGGCCGCGCATCGCCGGATGGCGTTGGACACCGTCGCGGAGGCATCCACACAGGTCGTCGCCGGAACAAACTACCGGCTGACAGTGACGGTCACAGCCGAAGACCCCAAGGAAACCGACCTGTGCACCATGCTCATCTGGGAAAAGCAGTGGGAAAACTTCCGACAACTCGTGGAATTCCACTGCACACCGATCAGCTGA